A stretch of DNA from Halobacillus litoralis:
GTTGATGACATCCTCTGTTTCGTTTCCTGTAGATTCTACCCATTCACCGTTTATATAATGCTTTAAGTAGTTGCGCATTTTCATTTCTCCTTCTCCTTTATTGAAAGAAAATTTTATTTTACTTGCTACATGGAGAATGTATCCGAATTTTCCCATTTCGAAACATGAGCATGCTTTCCAAACGGCTTTCACTCGACTATAATGGGGAGAACAAAAAGGAAGGATGAGTGTTGATGACTTCGACCAACCAACAAATTCAACATTACTTAACCAAGAATGAGGATAAAGCGCGCTTGCTCGTCAGTTGTCCAGACAAACCAGGAATCGTTTCCAGCATCTCAACATTCCTCTATGAACACGGAGCAAACATTGTGGAATCAAATCAATTTACGACAGATCATGAAGAAGGAACTTTTTTCCTACGTATCGTATTCGCTTCAGAAAATATGAAGTCCAAGGAAGAAACAATCAAAGCAGACTTCCATGCCCTTGCAGATCAATTTGAGATGACCTGGCGAATGACTTTCCTGCATGAACTGAAACGCACGGCTATCTTTGTATCCAAGGAACTTCATTGCTTGCGTGAACTTTTATATGAATGGGAAAGCGGTGACCTCGTGACGGACATTCCACTCGTGATCAGTAACCATGAATCAGCGAGGGAAATTGTCGAGTCGTTTGGTATACCTTTTTATTATATTCCTGCAAATAAAGAGATCCGTGAAGAGGTAGAAGAGCAGCAGTTGGATTTGCTAAAAGAGTACAATATCGATTTAATTATCTTAGCCAGATACATGCAAATCCTCACCCCTAAGTTTGTAGACAGTCATCCATCTAAGATTATTAACATTCACCACTCCTTCTTGCCCGCATTCATCGGTGCTAACCCTCACAAACGCGCTTACAAACGTGGGGTCAAGTTGATTGGAGCCACTTCCCATTATGTTACAGACGATCTCGATGAAGGACCGATCATCGAACAAGATGTAATCAGAGTTGACCATAGGAACAGTGTGAATGATCTAAAGAAAAAAGGACGTTTAATCGAACGCAGTGTACTGAACAGAGCCGTTAAATGGGCCCTTGAGGATCGTGTGATCGTTCATAAAAATAAAACCATTGTCTTATAAAGGCTTGCCTAGAAAGAAGGACCTGACTGGTTACGTCTGGTCCTTTCTTCTGAGTACATAATAGATAGGCAAGTCATCTCTTTCCCCACATAAAATGCAATAAGCATTTTATGTGGGGGGGATAGGAATGAATCACATCGTAAGAACTGGTGAAACCTTAGCACAAATTTCAAAAGATTATCGTACGCCCTTGAGAGATATCCTGGCGGCCAACCAAATAGCAAACCCGAATATGATTTTCCCCGGTCAAAGAATCCATATCCCAGGTTTTCCGAACCCAGATACAATCCCATATCGGATTGAAGTATCTACAGCCAACCGTCGATTGCGGTTATACAAAAATGGTACGTTGCAAAAAGAATTCCCTATCGCTGTAGGACGTATGCTCTCAGCAACTCCTGCAGGAAACTTCTTCATTATTAACAAAGCTCCAAATCCCAGGAGGACCTTATGGAACGATGTGGATGAGTTTATCCAAACAGCATTATGGCATTCATGGGACTAATAATCCTTCCTCTATCGGAAAAGCAGTATCTAAAGGGTGTATCCGGATGTTTAATAAAGATGTAGAAGAATTAGCAAGAACCATCCCTCTGGGAACTCCTGTTACCATCACACCTTAAGCAGACCAAAAAAGTCGATGGACATCCATCGACTTCCCACCTTCATTCCAACTCCGAACGACTTGTCACCTCTACTCCCTTCAGAGCCTGTGTAGCAAGTCTGTCCGCTTCTCCATTATCTTTCATGGAAATAACCTCGAAAGAAGGCACAATTCCCATCTGCTTTAGTTTTTCATCAATACGGTCCGCCCAATCATTCAAAGCCTCTTCCATCGTCGGCCACTCATCATTCAGTTGTTTGATCACAACTTGAGAGTCTCCTAAGAACCGGACGGGTATATGATGTACCCCCATAAAATCCAATTCTTGAATGGCTAAATGTAAGGCTGCGTACTCCGCCTCATTATTTGTATCTAACTCATCAACAAGGGCATTCATTCGAAAACGCTTGGCTTTCCCACTTTGAGTATAATAGATGACACAACCCAAACCTGCCTTACGCTCCTTTATTTCGTACCCACCATCAAAATAGACCGTAATATCATGAGGTTCCGTTTCAAGATC
This window harbors:
- the purU gene encoding formyltetrahydrofolate deformylase, whose translation is MMTSTNQQIQHYLTKNEDKARLLVSCPDKPGIVSSISTFLYEHGANIVESNQFTTDHEEGTFFLRIVFASENMKSKEETIKADFHALADQFEMTWRMTFLHELKRTAIFVSKELHCLRELLYEWESGDLVTDIPLVISNHESAREIVESFGIPFYYIPANKEIREEVEEQQLDLLKEYNIDLIILARYMQILTPKFVDSHPSKIINIHHSFLPAFIGANPHKRAYKRGVKLIGATSHYVTDDLDEGPIIEQDVIRVDHRNSVNDLKKKGRLIERSVLNRAVKWALEDRVIVHKNKTIVL
- a CDS encoding reverse transcriptase-like protein, whose translation is MKIRLEVTYKTPKKTEAFFRSEEMTIGQALLITEDLEKTGRAKSITFIDDHDTTWKRKDLKKYLDDLETEPHDITVYFDGGYEIKERKAGLGCVIYYTQSGKAKRFRMNALVDELDTNNEAEYAALHLAIQELDFMGVHHIPVRFLGDSQVVIKQLNDEWPTMEEALNDWADRIDEKLKQMGIVPSFEVISMKDNGEADRLATQALKGVEVTSRSELE